From the genome of Bactrocera oleae isolate idBacOlea1 chromosome 2, idBacOlea1, whole genome shotgun sequence, one region includes:
- the LOC106622116 gene encoding phospholipase A1 — MQNHCSIVPSMVSLLLTSLLGLVPADNTNCNATESWLIPQTSGVSLPVTAVTLAATILPFTPRERDVQFLLLTSRNPTEPCRLRIGDVNALNSCPFNLNLDLYFIVHGWLNNRNSPMCKTLAAAAIARNNTNVIIVDWGYISMNPNYVYAAKSVGPVGEIVAKFINFLCRNYPAVCYKIKVIGHSLGAHVAGFAGKYIEFGKIHTIFGLDPAGPLFDYCFCEKRLCKTDATYVETMHTNCEFLGLREPIGHSAFYVNGGERQYKCAPDMLGYCSHMQAVAYCEEALKGKKYPSIKCATYTDATENACGSTLSPELMAWPTNFNISGIFCVNATDEPQYKLGFW; from the exons ATGCAAAATCATTGTAGCATTGTGCCAAGTATGGTTAGTTTGCTATTAACAAGTCTCTTAGGTTTGG TACCGGCTGACAATACCAACTGTAATGCGACCGAAAGCTGGCTTATACCACAGACTTCTGGAGTTTCTCTTCCTGTTACTGCAGTGACACTTGCAGCAACAATTCTTCCCTTTACTCCAAGGGAGAGGGATGTACAATTCCTTCTTTTAACTAGTCGTAACCCCACTGAGCCTTGTAGATTACGGATAGGCGATGTAAACGCTTTAAATTCGTGCCCGTTTAATCTCAATTTAGATTTATACTTTATTGTACACGGCTGGTTGAATAATAGGAATTCACCTATGTGTAAGACATTGGCAGCAGCCGCAATTGCTAGGAACAATACAAATGTCATTATTGTGGATTGGGGTTATATATCCATGAATCCCAATTATGTATATGCTGCTAAGTCAGTCGGGCCGGTTGGTGAGATTGTggctaaatttataaatttcctttgtAGAAATTACCCAGCCGTTTGCTATAAGATTAAAGTGATCGGTCACAGTTTGGGTGCACATGTAGCAGGCTTTGCtggaaaatatattgaattcgGAAAAATACACACTATTTTTGGCCTGGATCCAGCAGGACCTCTATTCGATTactgtttttgtgaaaaacgaTTGTGTAAAACAGATGCAACATATGTGGAGACCATGCACACGAACTgtgaatttttaggtttaagAGAACCCATCGGGCACAGTGCCTTCTATGTGAATGGTGGAGAAAGACAGTACAAATGCGCACCTGATATGTTGGGTTACTGTTCGCACATGCAAGCGGTAGCGTATTGTGAAGAGGCGCTTAAAGGAAAAAAGTACCCATCCATTAAGTGTGCCACATATACCGATGCCACAGAGAATGCGTGTGGCTCAACGCTTAGTCCAGAGTTAATGGCCTGGCcgacaaattttaatatcagcGGTATATTTTGTGTGAATGCAACTGATGAACCACAATATAAACTTGGTTTTTGGTAA